A section of the Hemibagrus wyckioides isolate EC202008001 linkage group LG04, SWU_Hwy_1.0, whole genome shotgun sequence genome encodes:
- the LOC131352250 gene encoding extracellular calcium-sensing receptor-like, translating to MFTQRVQGAHCQGADLRSYGWLQTMIFTVEEINRNSSLLPNFTLGYLAADTCLAESSTLSAALAMVTGQVEMVSGEQCTMAPNVPIIIGDARSSASIVVADTLGVFDIPMVSYFASCACLSDRTKYPTFLRTVPSDAFQAKAMARLLRLMGWTWVGVISGDDAYGKSGVQLLLQELQGSGVCIDYLEIIPKSFAPNRMRRIVERIQSSKALVVVTFAISPDMEVLLKEVVRQNVSDRQWIATEAWSTSSQHAALSPSCLAGTLGFALRQVDIKGLGSYLTQLNLEEYPKEPLVQSVWEELFGCKFDEQTQLGLSKPQCTSLDKIKEQVETYFDINYNVYKAVYAIANAIQDMLACQPGKGPFANGECPDTKSIRPKQLLHYLKAVKFTTPVGEQVQFDDNGDPAASYDIINWHVGADGKVEFLQVGHFDAMRGPERDFQLNLGKVFWGGGLGGMVPVSVCSESCPPGTRKAVQKGRPVCCYDCIPCASGEISNVTDSTKCTKCPERFWSNIERTECIPMIVEFLSFQDNMGIILSVLSAAGAALTITVLAAFFHHRNTPLVRANNSELSFLLLLSLSLCFLCALAFIGRPAPWSCMLRHTLFGISFVVCLACVLSKTVVVLVAFRATLPGSNVMRYFGPVQQRAGIFLCTLIQVGICVLWLVLAPPLPTESAGGEPGARVVLLCAVGSVAGFSLVLGYIGLLAAVCFLLAFFARKLPDNFNEAKFITFSMLIFCAVWIAFVPAYVSSPGKYTVAVEVFAILASSYGLLLCIFAPKCYIILLRPDKNTKKNMMAK from the exons ATGTTCACACAGAGAGTGCAGGGAGCCCATTGTCAGGG GGCGGACTTGAGATCCTATGGTTGGCTCCAAACCATGATCTTCACAGTGGAGGAAATTAACCGGAACTCATCTCTGTTGCCCAACTTCACGCTGGGTTACCTGGCTGCAGATACATGCTTGGCCGAGAGCAGTACACTGAGTGCTGCGCTGGCAATGGTGACTGGGCAGGTGGAGATGGTGTCTGGGGAACAGTGCACCATGGCTCCCAATGTTCCCATCATTATTGGAGATGCACGCTCCTCTGCCTCCATAGTGGTGGCTGACACTTTGGGTGTTTTTGACATTCCTATG GTTAGCTACTTTGCTTCTTGTGCATGTCTCAGTGATCGCACCAAATACCCCACCTTTCTGCGCACAGTTCCCAGCGATGCCTTTCAGGCTAAAGCCATGGCCCGACTCCTGCGCCTGATGGGCTGGACCTGGGTGGGTGTGATATCTGGAGATGATGCATACGGAAAAAGTGGTGTGCAGCTACTTCTACAGGAACTGCAAGGTTCTGGGGTATGCATTGATTACTTAGAGATCATTCCTAAGTCCTTTGCACCAAACAGGATGAGAAGAATTGTGGAGAGAATCCAGAGCTCTAAAGCTTTGGTAGTGGTGACCTTTGCTATCAGCCCTGATATGGAGGTCTTGCTGAAGGAAGTGGTGAGACAGAATGTGTCTGATAGACAGTGGATTGCTACCGAAGCCTGGAGTACTTCCAGCCAGCATGCTGCTTTGAGTCCTTCCTGCTTGGCAGGCACTCTTGGTTTTGCTCTAAGGCAGGTTGATATCAAAGGCTTGGGCTCTTATTTGACCCAGCTGAATCTAGAGGAGTATCCAAAAGAGCCACTGGTGCAAAGTGTTTGGGAAGAGTTGTTTGGATGCAAATTTGATGAGCAAACCCAATTGGGACTTTCAAAACCCCAATGCACAAGCTTGGATAAAATTAAAGAACAAGTTGAAACCTACTTTGATATAAATTATAATGTGTATAAGGCTGTGTACGCTATTGCAAATGCTATTCAGGACATGCTGGCATGTCAGCCTGGCAAAGGACCTTTTGCAAATGGAGAATGTCCTGATACTAAGTCAATAAGACCCAAACAG CTTCTACACTATCTAAAGGCTGTAAAGTTCACAACACCAGTGGGTGAACAGGTCCAGTTTGATGATAATGGGGACCCAGCTGCCTCATATGACATAATTAACTGGCATGTAGGGGCTGATGGAAAGGTGGAATTCTTGCAAGTGGGCCATTTTGATGCGATGAGAGGACCTGAGCGGGATTTTCAACTGAACCTCGGGAAAGTGTTCTGGGGAGGAGGCTTGGGTGGAATG GTCCCGGTGTCTGTGTGCAGTGAGAGCTGTCCTCCTGGCACCAGGAAAGCTGTGCAGAAAGGAAGACCTGTCTGCTGCTACGACTGTATACCATGTGCATCAGGGGAGATAAGCAATGTTACTG ACTCTACAAAGTGCACCAAGTGTCCTGAGAGGTTCTGGTCCAACATTGAGCGGACAGAGTGTATCCCAATGATTGTGGAGTTCCTGTCCTTTCAAGACAACATGGGCATCATCCTCTCAGTGCTTTCAGCTGCTGGAGCAGCTCTTACCATTACCGTCCTGGCTGCCTTTTTCCATCATCGAAACACGCCCCTGGTCCGTGCTAATAACTCTGAACTGAGCTTCCTGCTACTGCTGTCACTATCTCTTTGTTTCCTGTGTGCCCTGGCTTTTATTGGCCGGCCAGCACCATGGTCCTGCATGTTACGCCATACACTGTTTGGGATCAGTTTTGTGGTGTGTCTGGCTTGTGTGCTCAGTAAgactgtggtggtgctggtggccTTTAGAGCAACTCTGCCTGGCTCAAATGTGATGCGGTATTTTGGTCCTGTTCAGCAGAGGGCAGGTATTTTCCTCTGCACACTGATACAGGTAGGGATCTGTGTGTTGTGGCTGGTTCTGGCACCTCCTTTGCCCACTGAAAGTGCAGGAGGTGAGCCTGGGGCACGGGTGGTGCTGCTATGTGCAGTAGGCTCAGTGGCAGGTTTCTCCCTGGTTCTGGGTTACATCGGCCTTCTGGCTGCTGTTTGCTTCCTGCTGGCCTTTTTCGCTCGGAAGCTTCCAGATAATTTCAATGAAGCAAAGTTCATCACATTCAGCATGTTGATCTTCTGTGCTGTGTGGATCGCATTTGTTCCAGCGTACGTCAGCTCTCCTGGGAAGTACACAGTAGCTGTGGAGGTCTTTGCCATCTTAGCTTCAAGTTATGGCCTTCTGCTGTGTATCTTTGCCCCAAAGTGTTACATCATCCTACTCAGACCAGATAAGAACACAAAAAAGAACATGATGGCCAAATAG